The Dendropsophus ebraccatus isolate aDenEbr1 chromosome 10, aDenEbr1.pat, whole genome shotgun sequence genome has a segment encoding these proteins:
- the LOC138766508 gene encoding olfactory receptor 5B12-like yields the protein MKLNQTVMYFIIKGISDVPELQAPIFVLVLLIYLISLVGNMSLLSLVCLDLHLHTPMYFFLANLSIVDMTSTTVTLHKILLTFITGDNTMIYLACIIQFYMFASLSGHGLFILTSMGYDRYVAICRPLNYYIIMNYKTCLVLVSFCWIFGFIQVFPYVWIISKISCFSTNIIDHFCCDLVPFLEIACSDITTLENVSNIQGLIVYVIIPFFLTLTSYIFIIRAIMKIRSSIGRRKAFYTCSSHLTVIMLLYTTLIFQYLIPSNVLGSKKLFSLFNTAIVPMLNPLIYSLKNKDVKSALRRRIMKFNTNSFCSVMIGSVIGKKKRN from the coding sequence ATGAAGCTAAATCAAACAGTGATGTATTTCATCATAAAGGGAATATCTGATGTTCCTGAGCTTCAGGCTCCAATATTTGTTCTGGTTTTACTTATTTATCTCATCTCTCTTGTCGGGAATATGAGTCTTCTTTCCCTAGTTTGCTTGGACTTACATCTTCACACTCCCATGTATTTCTTCCTTGCTAATTTGTCTATAGTGGACATGACGTCTACAACTGTCACCCTACATAAGATTCTTCTAACGTTCATCACTGGAGATAACACAATGATCTACCTGGCCTGTATAATACAATTCTATATGTTTGCATCCCTCTCAGGACATGGACTTTTTATATTGACATCCATGGGCTATGATCGATATGTAGCTATTTGTAGACCCttaaattattacattattatgaACTATAAGACATGTCTTGTCTTGGTCTCATTTTGTTGGATATTTGGCTTTATACAAGTATTTCCTTATGTTTGGATAATATCCAAGATCTCTTGTTTTTCCACAAATATCATTGACCACTTCTGCTGTGACCTTGTCCCCTTCCTGGAAATTGCTTGCAGTGACATCACAACATTGGAAAACGTGTCCAATATACAAGGACTGATTGTCTATGTGATTATTCCATTTTTCCTAACTTTAACATCTTATATCTTTATAATTAGGGCCATAATGAAGATCCGTTCCAGTATTGGTAGAAGAAAAGCCTTCTACACGTGTTCCTCACATCTTACAGTCATCATGTTGCTTTACACAACCTTGATCTTTCAGTATCTTATACCAAGTAATGTGTTAGGCTccaaaaaattgttttctttgtttAACACAGCGATTGTCCCCATGCTTAACCCACTTATATACAGTCTTAAAAACAAAGATGTCAAATCGGCTTTGAGGAGACGGATCATGAAGTTTAACACAAACTCATTCTGCTCTGTAATGATCGGTAGTGTTATcggaaagaagaaaagaaattaG